In Rathayibacter sp. VKM Ac-2762, one DNA window encodes the following:
- a CDS encoding DUF3817 domain-containing protein — protein MSPRRLFRLLSIVEAVTWTLLIVGMLLKYAAGAGDWPVSVAGPIHGFAFLAYGAAALVLAVNQRWSAGATALAVVSAVVPYATVPLERGFERRGLLEGPWRTHATDDPRDRRVTSRLLRWALGRPVLAGALVLALVAVVFAALLVVGPPGGGEA, from the coding sequence ATGAGCCCGCGCCGCCTCTTCCGCCTGCTGTCGATCGTCGAGGCGGTGACCTGGACTCTCCTGATCGTCGGGATGCTGCTGAAGTACGCGGCCGGAGCCGGCGACTGGCCGGTGAGCGTCGCCGGGCCGATCCACGGGTTCGCGTTCCTCGCCTACGGAGCCGCGGCCCTGGTGCTCGCGGTGAACCAGCGGTGGTCGGCGGGCGCGACGGCGCTCGCGGTCGTCAGCGCGGTCGTGCCCTACGCGACGGTGCCGCTGGAGCGCGGCTTCGAGCGCCGCGGCCTGCTGGAGGGCCCGTGGCGGACGCACGCCACGGACGACCCGCGCGACCGGCGCGTGACGAGCCGGCTCCTCCGCTGGGCGCTCGGGCGGCCCGTGCTCGCCGGGGCGCTGGTCCTGGCTCTGGTCGCGGTCGTCTTCGCGGCGCTGCTGGTGGTCGGCCCGCCCGGGGGCGGCGAGGCCTGA
- a CDS encoding serine/threonine-protein kinase: MLDELDRLQPLPADVVDPLVGSTLAGRYLVLERVGEGGSAVVYRARDLRLARQVAVKVHRDVPDTPNERARREREIRFLIDSRHASVVDVLDQGEIPGEEGDLAFLVLEYFDRSDPAADWFGSGDQRLVAEVGAQVADALAHLHAQGVLHRDVKPENVLVRSRATASGFSAHEAKLSDFGIARSVDDARLTRSDVLVGTAAYLSPESLGSGPVGPASDVYSLGLVLLEAVSGRRAYTGTTLEISIQRLHHAPVVPDTVPAEWRELLTAMTALDPADRPSAEEVARRLWARLAGGPAAAPSRSGVTGTVALVAAGLVGAVTALSLTGWLG; the protein is encoded by the coding sequence GTGCTGGACGAACTCGACCGCCTGCAGCCGCTCCCCGCCGACGTCGTGGACCCGCTCGTCGGCTCCACCCTGGCCGGTCGCTACCTCGTGCTCGAGCGGGTGGGGGAGGGTGGCAGCGCCGTCGTCTACCGCGCCCGCGACCTCCGCCTCGCCCGCCAGGTCGCGGTCAAGGTCCACCGCGACGTCCCGGACACCCCCAACGAGCGGGCGCGTCGCGAGCGCGAGATCCGCTTCCTGATCGACTCGCGTCACGCCTCCGTGGTGGACGTCCTCGACCAGGGCGAGATCCCCGGCGAGGAGGGCGACCTCGCGTTCCTCGTCCTCGAGTACTTCGACCGCAGCGACCCGGCGGCCGACTGGTTCGGCTCCGGCGACCAGCGGCTCGTCGCGGAGGTCGGCGCCCAGGTGGCCGACGCTCTCGCGCACCTGCACGCGCAGGGCGTCCTCCACCGCGACGTGAAGCCCGAGAACGTCCTCGTCCGCTCGCGCGCCACCGCATCCGGCTTCTCCGCGCACGAGGCCAAGCTCAGCGACTTCGGGATCGCCCGCTCGGTCGACGACGCCCGGCTCACCCGCTCCGACGTGCTGGTGGGCACCGCCGCGTACCTCAGCCCCGAGAGCCTCGGCTCCGGCCCGGTCGGACCGGCGTCCGACGTCTACTCGCTCGGGCTGGTCCTCCTCGAGGCCGTCTCGGGCCGCAGGGCCTACACCGGCACGACGCTCGAGATCTCGATCCAGCGCCTCCACCACGCGCCTGTCGTCCCGGACACGGTCCCGGCGGAGTGGCGCGAGCTGCTGACCGCGATGACCGCTCTCGATCCGGCCGACCGCCCCTCCGCCGAGGAGGTGGCACGCCGGCTCTGGGCGCGCCTGGCCGGCGGCCCCGCCGCCGCCCCCTCCCGCAGCGGAGTCACGGGCACGGTCGCCCTCGTCGCCGCGGGCCTGGTCGGCGCGGTGACGGCCCTCTCGCTCACCGGCTGGCTAGGCTGA
- a CDS encoding MarR family transcriptional regulator: MDEVTLKRPGAFWFSGEATEPGAVEVLAAMRAFRTAEAAMRRRTRGSMGMGENDLLAVQFLMRRQQKGVHVSPKDLASYLGISSASTTVLIDRLVKSGHVVREPHPSDRRAIRIVATPTSHREVRETLDEMHRRMLEAAETLNPSEAGTVIRFLQTMRDIVERPADSETVDAAQELAGEPIGEYADGVLEQRRA, from the coding sequence ATGGATGAGGTCACGCTGAAGCGACCCGGGGCCTTCTGGTTCTCGGGTGAGGCGACCGAGCCCGGAGCGGTGGAGGTCCTCGCCGCGATGCGCGCCTTCCGCACGGCAGAGGCCGCGATGCGCCGCCGGACCCGCGGATCCATGGGCATGGGCGAGAACGACCTGCTGGCCGTGCAGTTCCTCATGCGCCGCCAGCAGAAGGGCGTGCACGTCAGCCCGAAGGACCTGGCCTCCTACCTCGGCATCTCCTCCGCCTCCACGACCGTGCTGATCGACCGGCTGGTCAAGAGCGGGCACGTGGTCCGGGAGCCGCACCCGAGCGACCGCCGGGCCATCCGCATCGTCGCCACCCCCACCTCCCACCGCGAGGTGCGCGAGACGCTCGACGAGATGCACCGCCGCATGCTCGAGGCGGCCGAGACGCTCAACCCCTCCGAGGCCGGGACCGTCATCCGCTTCCTGCAGACGATGCGCGACATCGTCGAGCGCCCGGCCGACTCCGAGACGGTCGACGCCGCCCAGGAGCTCGCGGGCGAGCCGATCGGCGAGTACGCCGACGGCGTGCTGGAGCAGCGCCGCGCCTGA
- a CDS encoding ATP-dependent DNA ligase, with protein MGNILYGTPPAAIEVEDRALAHLQIVIINKFRRDERFLLTLDASPQAGTGRRGVWMHPTIPIQFEFKGSRQPTINPEWVEALMERANSGAGLRIVPEPTSNAAVPLRRAEPAA; from the coding sequence ATGGGCAACATCCTGTACGGCACTCCCCCCGCCGCCATCGAGGTCGAGGACCGCGCCCTCGCCCACCTCCAGATCGTCATCATCAACAAGTTCCGCCGCGACGAGCGCTTCCTGCTCACCCTCGACGCGAGCCCCCAGGCCGGCACCGGCCGCCGCGGCGTGTGGATGCACCCGACCATCCCGATCCAGTTCGAGTTCAAGGGCAGCCGCCAGCCCACGATCAACCCGGAGTGGGTCGAGGCCCTGATGGAGCGCGCCAACAGCGGCGCCGGCCTCCGCATCGTGCCCGAGCCGACGAGCAACGCCGCCGTTCCGCTGCGCCGCGCCGAGCCCGCCGCCTGA
- a CDS encoding SDR family oxidoreductase: MSSTTPVPPSDPRSALVVGATGIGGSALVDLLAEQGWPVTALSRRPIDARPGVTPLAADLRSAEDLARVLADQRPTHVFFTAWSRQATEEENIAVNGGMVRDLLAALAHAPVEHVALVTGLKHYLGPFEAYGQGTMPDTPFHEEEERLDSPNFYYAQEDELFAAAGRAGFTWSVHRSHTVIGHAVGNAMNMGLTLAVAASIHRAEGTPFVFPGSLTQWNGLTDMTDATILAEQMLWASTSEAGRDQAFNVVNGDVFRWRWMWTRIAEHFGVEPVGPGEEPQPLEQQMAGAEPVWRRLVDEHGLIEPDLSRVASWWHTDADLGRNLEVVTDIGKSRLAGFTAFHRTVDSFTALFDRYRAERLIP, translated from the coding sequence ATGTCCTCCACCACTCCCGTCCCCCCGTCCGACCCCCGCAGCGCCCTCGTCGTCGGCGCGACCGGCATCGGCGGCTCCGCCCTCGTCGACCTGCTGGCCGAGCAGGGCTGGCCGGTGACCGCCCTCTCGCGCCGCCCGATCGACGCGCGCCCCGGCGTCACTCCGCTCGCCGCCGACCTGCGCTCCGCCGAGGACCTGGCCCGCGTGCTCGCCGACCAGCGCCCCACGCACGTCTTCTTCACCGCCTGGTCCCGCCAGGCGACGGAGGAGGAGAACATCGCGGTCAACGGCGGCATGGTCCGCGACCTCCTCGCCGCGCTCGCGCACGCTCCCGTCGAGCACGTCGCGCTGGTGACCGGCCTCAAGCACTACCTCGGTCCGTTCGAGGCGTACGGGCAGGGCACGATGCCCGACACCCCGTTCCACGAGGAGGAGGAGCGCCTCGATTCCCCGAACTTCTACTACGCGCAGGAGGACGAGCTCTTCGCCGCGGCCGGGCGCGCCGGGTTCACCTGGTCGGTGCACCGCTCGCACACGGTCATCGGGCACGCGGTCGGCAACGCGATGAACATGGGGCTGACCCTCGCGGTCGCGGCGTCGATCCACCGTGCCGAGGGCACCCCGTTCGTGTTCCCCGGCTCGCTGACGCAGTGGAACGGACTCACCGACATGACCGACGCGACGATCCTCGCCGAGCAGATGCTCTGGGCGTCGACGTCGGAGGCGGGCCGAGACCAGGCCTTCAACGTGGTCAACGGCGACGTCTTCCGCTGGCGCTGGATGTGGACCCGGATCGCGGAGCACTTCGGCGTCGAGCCGGTCGGCCCGGGGGAGGAGCCGCAGCCGCTCGAGCAGCAGATGGCCGGTGCCGAGCCCGTCTGGCGGCGCCTCGTCGACGAGCACGGGCTGATCGAGCCCGACCTCTCCCGCGTCGCCTCCTGGTGGCACACCGACGCCGACCTCGGCCGGAACCTCGAGGTCGTCACCGACATCGGCAAGTCCCGCCTCGCCGGCTTCACGGCGTTCCACCGGACGGTCGACTCGTTCACGGCGCTCTTCGACCGCTACCGCGCGGAGCGCCTGATCCCCTAG
- a CDS encoding acyl-CoA dehydrogenase family protein, translating into MTATDLRAVPEVDYEELAGRFRPLFAEIAAGAAARESARELPVAQIRALAEAGFGAVRVPLESGGAGATLPQLFRLLTELAAADSNLPQALRGHFALVEDRLLATDGTRERWLRRFADGELGGNAWTEVGTVAIGDVQTKVAPVEGDPTRFTVTGTKYYSTGSVFADWIDTFAQRTDTGQKVIAIVDARQAGVEHADDWDGFGQRTTGSGTSTFTKAVVAAEDVIDFETRFRYQTAFYQAVLLAVLAGSIAGAEREIAAEVRARTRIFSHGNAESFAADPQILQVVGQVSAAAYAGAAIVERAAVALQRAHDAALDGDPLEDERQNDLAELETAQAQIVLTQLATRATSDLFDALGASGVSTRKNLDRHWRNARTAASHNPWVFKARIVGDHAVNGTVPPRVWAIGAGPKR; encoded by the coding sequence ATGACCGCGACCGATCTGCGGGCCGTGCCCGAGGTGGACTACGAGGAGCTGGCGGGGCGGTTCCGGCCGCTGTTCGCCGAGATCGCGGCGGGGGCGGCGGCGCGGGAGAGCGCACGCGAACTGCCGGTCGCGCAGATCCGAGCGCTGGCGGAGGCCGGGTTCGGCGCGGTGCGCGTGCCGCTGGAGTCCGGCGGGGCCGGCGCGACTCTCCCCCAGCTGTTCCGCCTGCTGACGGAGCTGGCCGCCGCCGATTCCAACCTCCCGCAGGCGCTCCGCGGCCACTTCGCCCTGGTCGAGGACCGGCTGCTCGCGACCGACGGGACCCGCGAGCGCTGGCTCCGGCGCTTCGCCGACGGCGAGCTCGGCGGCAACGCCTGGACCGAGGTCGGCACGGTCGCGATCGGCGACGTGCAGACGAAGGTCGCTCCGGTCGAGGGCGACCCGACGCGGTTCACGGTGACCGGCACGAAGTACTACTCCACCGGCAGCGTCTTCGCCGACTGGATCGACACCTTCGCCCAGCGCACCGACACCGGGCAGAAGGTGATCGCGATCGTCGACGCTCGCCAGGCGGGCGTCGAGCACGCCGACGACTGGGACGGCTTCGGCCAGCGCACCACAGGCTCGGGGACGAGCACCTTCACGAAGGCGGTGGTCGCGGCCGAGGACGTGATCGACTTCGAGACCCGGTTCCGCTACCAGACCGCGTTCTACCAGGCGGTGCTGCTGGCCGTGCTGGCGGGCTCGATCGCGGGGGCCGAGCGCGAGATCGCAGCCGAGGTGCGGGCGCGGACCCGGATCTTCTCGCACGGGAACGCCGAGTCGTTCGCGGCGGATCCGCAGATCCTGCAGGTGGTGGGACAGGTCTCGGCCGCCGCCTATGCGGGAGCGGCGATCGTGGAGCGCGCGGCGGTCGCGCTGCAGCGGGCGCACGACGCGGCCCTCGACGGCGACCCGCTCGAGGACGAGCGGCAGAACGACCTCGCAGAGCTCGAGACGGCGCAGGCCCAGATCGTCCTGACGCAACTGGCCACCCGGGCGACCTCCGACCTCTTCGACGCGCTGGGCGCCTCCGGGGTGAGCACCCGCAAGAACCTCGACCGGCACTGGCGCAATGCGCGCACGGCCGCGAGCCACAATCCGTGGGTGTTCAAGGCGCGGATCGTCGGCGACCACGCGGTCAACGGCACCGTGCCGCCGCGGGTCTGGGCGATCGGCGCGGGGCCGAAGCGGTAG
- a CDS encoding MFS transporter: MRFPWRSRDSERLPRDVLVLGVVAFFVMLGFGVVVPVLPTYVRSFGVDYTAVGAVVSAFALMRLVANPFVGPLVDRFGERVVLAVGIGIVALSSALVGFASDYPHLLLLRGVGGIGSAMFSVAAMTLLLRTASPERRGRSIGFYQGGFLLGGMAGPAVGGVLTAISLTAPFFFYAGTLAIAGLVGLILLQRPERDAAPSAAARTKPLREVARDRRYQSAVLANFALGWSAMGVRATLVPVLVVEGLGGQPAWTGIAFAIAAVVQTIALAPAGRFVDTVGRRPALIGGFSVAAVAMLAMPFVSELWLLVVLLCVYGAAAAFMGTAPGALVGDAAGERGGKPVSVFQAASDLGGVIGPLLAGALADAASPTAAFASAFVLLAASALLGLRIPRSRIA; this comes from the coding sequence GTGCGATTCCCGTGGCGTTCCCGAGACAGCGAGCGACTGCCGCGGGACGTGCTCGTGCTGGGGGTCGTCGCCTTCTTCGTGATGCTGGGGTTCGGCGTCGTCGTGCCGGTGCTGCCGACCTACGTGCGCAGCTTCGGCGTCGACTACACGGCGGTCGGCGCGGTCGTCTCGGCGTTCGCGCTGATGCGGCTGGTCGCGAATCCGTTCGTGGGGCCGCTCGTCGACCGGTTCGGCGAGCGGGTCGTGCTCGCCGTCGGCATCGGCATCGTCGCGCTCTCCTCGGCGCTGGTCGGCTTCGCCTCCGACTACCCGCACCTCCTCCTGCTGCGCGGAGTCGGCGGCATCGGCTCCGCGATGTTCTCCGTCGCGGCGATGACGCTCCTCCTGCGCACCGCGAGCCCGGAGCGGCGCGGCCGCTCGATCGGCTTCTACCAGGGCGGCTTCCTGCTCGGCGGCATGGCGGGCCCCGCGGTGGGCGGCGTGCTCACGGCGATCTCGCTCACCGCCCCCTTCTTCTTCTACGCCGGCACGCTCGCGATCGCGGGGCTCGTCGGGCTGATCCTGCTGCAGCGGCCGGAGCGCGACGCGGCACCGTCCGCCGCGGCGAGGACGAAGCCCCTGCGCGAGGTCGCCCGCGACCGCCGGTACCAGAGCGCGGTGCTGGCGAACTTCGCCCTCGGCTGGTCGGCGATGGGAGTCCGCGCGACGCTCGTCCCCGTGCTCGTCGTCGAGGGGCTCGGCGGGCAGCCCGCCTGGACCGGCATCGCGTTCGCGATCGCCGCGGTGGTGCAGACGATCGCGCTCGCGCCCGCCGGCCGCTTCGTCGACACGGTCGGCCGGCGCCCGGCGCTCATCGGCGGGTTCTCCGTCGCGGCGGTGGCGATGCTGGCGATGCCGTTCGTCTCGGAGCTGTGGCTGCTCGTCGTGCTGCTCTGCGTCTACGGAGCGGCGGCCGCCTTCATGGGCACGGCCCCGGGCGCGCTGGTCGGCGACGCGGCGGGCGAGCGCGGCGGCAAGCCGGTCTCGGTGTTCCAGGCCGCGTCCGACCTGGGCGGCGTGATCGGGCCGCTGCTCGCGGGCGCTCTCGCCGACGCCGCATCGCCGACCGCGGCCTTCGCCTCCGCCTTCGTGCTGCTGGCGGCGAGCGCGCTGCTCGGCCTGCGGATCCCGCGCTCGCGGATCGCCTAG
- a CDS encoding alanine racemase: MTVDTAAAADSSARSAVLDALATPALVLDEAVLDRDIAAVAAASRERGLALRPHAKTHKSLEIARRQLAAGAVGLTVATVSEAEVFAAGGIRDLFIAYPLWVDAERAGRLRHVLASARVRVGVDSAESAERLAAALPEREGLEVVVEIDSGHHRSGVLPAEAGAIAAAAVSAGLDVAGVFTFPGHSYAAGNGAAAARDEARALAESVASLAASGVEARVVSGGSTPSAAFADSSVLTELRPGVSALGDAQQWEIGTMAPEDIAVTVLATIVSRRGDHLIADAGSKVLSSDRGAASSGFGRLPEHPEARIPVLSEHHATITGVDLPVGTRVRIAPNHVCVAVNLADEYRVLLRDGGGSVWPVDARGRNS; encoded by the coding sequence GTGACCGTCGATACCGCCGCCGCCGCCGACTCCTCCGCCCGCTCCGCCGTGCTCGACGCTCTCGCCACTCCGGCGCTGGTGCTCGACGAGGCGGTGCTCGACCGCGACATCGCCGCCGTCGCCGCGGCTTCCCGCGAGCGGGGCCTGGCGCTCCGCCCCCACGCGAAGACGCACAAGTCGCTCGAGATCGCCCGGCGCCAGCTCGCCGCGGGGGCCGTCGGCCTCACCGTCGCGACCGTCTCGGAGGCCGAGGTCTTCGCCGCGGGAGGGATCCGCGACCTCTTCATCGCCTACCCGCTCTGGGTCGACGCCGAGCGCGCCGGGCGGCTCCGCCACGTCCTCGCGAGCGCCCGTGTGCGGGTCGGCGTCGACTCGGCGGAGTCGGCCGAGCGCCTGGCCGCGGCCCTGCCCGAGCGCGAGGGGCTCGAGGTCGTCGTCGAGATCGACTCCGGCCACCACCGCAGCGGCGTGCTCCCCGCCGAAGCCGGCGCGATCGCCGCGGCCGCCGTCTCCGCCGGGCTCGACGTCGCCGGCGTCTTCACCTTCCCCGGCCACAGCTACGCGGCCGGCAACGGAGCGGCGGCCGCCCGCGACGAGGCGCGCGCGCTCGCCGAGTCGGTCGCGTCGCTCGCGGCGTCCGGAGTCGAGGCCCGCGTGGTCAGCGGAGGCTCGACCCCCTCGGCCGCGTTCGCCGACTCCTCGGTGCTCACGGAGCTGCGCCCCGGAGTCTCGGCCCTCGGCGACGCCCAGCAGTGGGAGATCGGCACGATGGCGCCCGAGGACATCGCCGTCACCGTCCTCGCCACGATCGTGTCCCGCCGCGGCGACCACCTGATCGCCGACGCGGGCAGCAAGGTGCTCTCCTCCGACCGCGGCGCGGCCTCGAGCGGCTTCGGCCGCCTCCCGGAGCACCCGGAGGCGCGCATCCCGGTGCTCTCGGAGCACCATGCGACGATCACCGGAGTCGACCTCCCGGTGGGGACACGGGTGCGGATCGCGCCGAACCACGTCTGCGTCGCGGTGAACCTGGCCGACGAGTACCGCGTCCTCCTCCGCGACGGCGGCGGTTCCGTCTGGCCCGTCGACGCCCGCGGGCGGAACAGCTAG
- a CDS encoding aldo/keto reductase, with the protein MTPQSSRLRPFGPSGATVTRLTLGTSWRPERVADLDRVPALERVLDSDAATRAVSVVDTSNEYAGGHSERLIGEALQARGGVPEGITVVTKLDRDPSTGSYSAERMRRSLDESRERLGMDVLPLLYLHDPERISYDEAFAEDGSVRALVAMKEAGVALSIGISGGPAPMLRHYVDTGLFDAVITHNRFTLVDRSSEELIDASVDRGVIVVNAAVYGGGALARWPEPVASYAYRPAPREIVDAVAAMGAACDRAGVPLAAAALQFSTRDPRVTTTVVGATSAEHYDSFVADDALEIPDALFEELESLAPPSTVWQDAPGATWPR; encoded by the coding sequence ATGACTCCGCAGTCCTCCCGCCTCCGGCCCTTCGGCCCGTCCGGCGCCACCGTCACCCGGCTGACCCTCGGCACCTCCTGGCGGCCCGAGCGCGTCGCCGACCTCGACCGGGTGCCTGCCCTCGAGCGCGTCCTCGACTCCGACGCCGCCACCCGCGCCGTCTCCGTCGTCGACACGTCCAACGAGTACGCCGGCGGCCACAGCGAGCGCCTGATCGGCGAGGCCCTGCAGGCCCGCGGCGGCGTCCCCGAGGGGATCACCGTGGTCACCAAGCTCGACCGCGACCCGAGCACCGGCAGCTACTCGGCCGAGCGGATGCGCCGCAGCCTCGACGAGAGCCGCGAGCGCCTCGGTATGGACGTCCTCCCCCTGCTCTACCTGCACGACCCGGAGCGCATCTCGTACGACGAGGCCTTCGCCGAGGACGGCTCGGTCCGCGCGCTCGTCGCGATGAAGGAGGCGGGCGTCGCCCTCTCGATCGGGATCTCGGGCGGACCCGCGCCGATGCTGCGCCACTACGTCGACACCGGCCTGTTCGACGCCGTGATCACCCACAACCGCTTCACGCTCGTCGACCGCTCCTCCGAGGAGCTGATCGACGCGTCCGTCGACCGCGGCGTGATCGTCGTCAACGCGGCGGTCTACGGCGGAGGCGCCCTCGCGCGCTGGCCGGAGCCGGTCGCCTCCTACGCCTACCGGCCGGCGCCGCGCGAGATCGTCGACGCCGTCGCGGCGATGGGAGCGGCCTGCGACCGGGCGGGCGTGCCGCTCGCCGCCGCCGCGCTGCAGTTCTCGACGCGCGACCCCCGCGTGACGACGACGGTCGTCGGCGCCACCTCCGCCGAGCACTACGACTCCTTCGTGGCCGACGACGCGCTCGAGATCCCCGACGCGCTGTTCGAGGAGCTGGAGTCGCTCGCTCCGCCGAGCACCGTCTGGCAGGACGCGCCCGGGGCGACCTGGCCGCGCTGA